A window of the Verminephrobacter eiseniae EF01-2 genome harbors these coding sequences:
- the lnt gene encoding apolipoprotein N-acyltransferase, translated as MARACPSLAWQLPWALVAGLAQAASLAWPWGGEPLWWLQLASMAMLAWLLRPGADRAVAWHRAALIGGVFATAWLASTFWWLFISMHRYGALPAPLAAAAVLVLAAFLASYYAAAMGLFCRLAPLHRAGAALLFGACWLLAELARGSLWTGFPWGAGGYAHADGPLRVLARYVGVYGIGAVAALLALLCVQWRRADLRHWPMWLLLLAGAAALALAAVQRTCAIDLCDTPPPWRRDPTLSVELLQGNIAQDEKFRPGSGVALALQWYGQALRTARAQLVVAPETALPLLPQQLMPGYLEGLARHYAQGPQAALLGIPWGDQATGYTNSVLGLSPATGAMPYRYDKHHLVPFGEFVPPFFKWFTARMQIPLGNFNRAGVGQASFAWAGQRLAPNICYEDLFGEELGARFIDPAQAPTVFVNLSNIGWFGNTIAIDQHLQISRMRALEFERPMVRATNTGATAIIDHRGQVTHQLARHTRGVLRGQVHGRGLDAHSGWAITPYAWWVARWGLWPLWALAALALAWAMRAQRMRRARGA; from the coding sequence ATGGCACGGGCCTGTCCGTCGTTGGCCTGGCAGTTGCCGTGGGCCCTGGTCGCGGGGCTGGCGCAGGCCGCCTCGCTGGCCTGGCCCTGGGGCGGCGAGCCGCTGTGGTGGTTGCAACTGGCATCCATGGCCATGCTGGCGTGGTTGCTGCGACCCGGGGCCGATCGGGCCGTTGCATGGCACCGGGCGGCGCTGATCGGCGGCGTATTTGCCACCGCCTGGCTGGCCAGCACGTTCTGGTGGCTGTTCATCTCCATGCACCGCTATGGCGCTCTGCCCGCGCCGCTGGCAGCGGCGGCGGTGCTGGTGCTGGCGGCTTTTTTGGCCAGCTACTACGCGGCCGCAATGGGGCTGTTTTGCCGGTTGGCGCCGCTCCACAGAGCCGGGGCAGCCCTGCTTTTCGGCGCCTGTTGGCTGCTGGCAGAACTGGCGCGGGGCAGCCTGTGGACAGGCTTCCCCTGGGGGGCCGGCGGATATGCGCATGCCGATGGCCCGTTGCGGGTGCTGGCGCGCTATGTCGGCGTGTACGGCATCGGTGCCGTGGCGGCGCTGCTGGCGCTGCTGTGCGTGCAATGGCGGCGCGCGGATCTGCGCCATTGGCCGATGTGGCTGCTGCTGTTGGCCGGTGCTGCGGCGCTGGCGCTGGCCGCCGTGCAGCGCACTTGCGCGATCGATCTGTGCGACACACCGCCGCCCTGGCGTCGGGACCCGACCTTGAGCGTCGAACTGCTGCAAGGCAATATCGCGCAGGATGAGAAATTCCGCCCGGGCAGCGGCGTGGCGCTGGCGCTCCAGTGGTACGGGCAGGCGCTGCGCACGGCCCGGGCGCAACTGGTGGTGGCGCCAGAAACCGCGCTACCGCTGCTGCCGCAGCAACTCATGCCCGGCTACCTCGAAGGCTTGGCACGGCACTACGCCCAAGGCCCGCAGGCCGCGTTGCTCGGCATCCCCTGGGGCGACCAGGCCACGGGCTATACCAACTCGGTGCTGGGTCTGAGCCCCGCGACCGGGGCGATGCCTTACCGTTACGACAAGCACCACCTGGTGCCGTTCGGCGAGTTCGTCCCGCCATTTTTCAAATGGTTCACGGCACGGATGCAGATACCGCTCGGCAACTTCAACCGGGCAGGGGTGGGCCAGGCTTCGTTCGCCTGGGCCGGCCAGCGCCTTGCGCCGAACATCTGCTATGAAGACCTGTTCGGCGAAGAGTTGGGCGCCCGCTTCATCGACCCCGCGCAGGCGCCGACGGTGTTCGTCAACCTGAGCAACATCGGCTGGTTTGGCAACACCATCGCCATCGACCAGCATTTGCAGATCAGCCGCATGCGGGCGCTGGAATTCGAGCGCCCGATGGTGCGCGCCACCAACACCGGGGCCACGGCGATCATCGACCACCGGGGCCAGGTGACGCACCAGTTGGCGCGCCACACCCGTGGCGTGCTCCGGGGCCAGGTGCATGGCCGGGGGCTGGATGCGCACAGCGGCTGGGCGATCACGCCCTACGCCTGGTGGGTCGCCCGCTGGGGCCTGTGGCCGCTGTGGGCGTTGGCGGCGCTGGCACTGGCCTGGGCCATGCGCGCGCAGCGGATGCGCAGGGCGCGTGGCGCTTGA